Below is a genomic region from Pseudomonadota bacterium.
TCAATGGTCATCGAAGATCTGTGTCGCGGACTTAACTCGATTGGGGCTACGTATGACTATTTTCATTATCGAACCAGTGGTGGCGCGGAAGTTGATCTGGTCCTGGAGGGCGAGTTTGGTCTGTTGCCGATTGAGATCAAATTCGGTCAAAAAGTCTCCGCCAGGGAACTTCGTGGTATTCGTGGTTTTATTGAGGAGAGAAAGTGTCGTTACGGTATAGTTATCAATAGCAGTGAAAGGCCAACACTCTACGCCGAAAATCTTATCGGTATACCGTTTGGTTGTTTATAACATTTTCTACTTTCCACTTTTTTCTAATCAAGACTTTTCCGGTATTTTACCAGATTGCATCTGGGTAGTTTGCCAGAATAGAAGCGTCTTTGGTTAGCAAAGACGCGTTATTTGCGGTAGCCACAGCAACGATGATACGGTCAAAAGGATCACGTGTCCAGTTCTTGTTAATGGCTTCGGTGATAATTTGCAGAAATGAGGTGTCACAGATTCTCAAACCAATGGTTGATGCAAGGTTTTCAAAAAGTAAAAACGGCTCTACGGTAAGGCGTTTAATTTCCCTCAGATATTGCAGCTCCAGCAAAACTATCGGGCTGATCAGAAGATCATTGCCCTCAATCAGCTTTTTTCCAGTAGCGGAAAGACGTTCAGTCTCTCCGGCATAGAGCCATACGACTACATGAGTGT
It encodes:
- a CDS encoding PIN domain-containing protein, coding for MIYLDTHVVVWLYAGETERLSATGKKLIEGNDLLISPIVLLELQYLREIKRLTVEPFLLFENLASTIGLRICDTSFLQIITEAINKNWTRDPFDRIIVAVATANNASLLTKDASILANYPDAIW
- a CDS encoding DUF4143 domain-containing protein, whose protein sequence is MVKHPKGHIRDSGLLHFMLHLNNLDDLMSHPKFGYSWESMVIEDLCRGLNSIGATYDYFHYRTSGGAEVDLVLEGEFGLLPIEIKFGQKVSARELRGIRGFIEERKCRYGIVINSSERPTLYAENLIGIPFGCL